The stretch of DNA GGAAATGGAATGATCTTATGCTTTAGCAGTTGAAGATGAAGTGTAAACAAGAATTGTGAAAGTGAATGGGAGTCACGGggaagataaaatattttgggagACATGCATGGAAGTAGagaaaattgatttcaaattatgcattttaaaatacaaaaagtgatttttaaattatgtaatgtAAAGTtataaatgacttttaaattgtaccattctaaaataaaaaaataattgatttttgaattatacattttaaaagtttttttcaagtaaaaattaatttttaaattgtggaactcaatttaaaaataaattctaaattttataatctaaaattttttgtaaatcaaactaAAGGACACTTTTGATTTGTGGATTAAATAATCTGAAAAGGACAtgagaattttaatatttataaggtACAGAAAGAAAATAAGGAGGTGTAggaaaaaataatctattatgttGAGAAAGATATGGGCTAAGGGAAGCCCATGACCCATGAACCAACTGAGTGAAACCTAACctctaacaagaaaaaaaaaaaaaaaacaaaacgaaaACCCTTAGCGAGCAGTGGTTGGTACGAGAGGCTGTGTTTGGGGTTTCTGAAGTAAAGCACTCGAAGGAgaagaagtgaaagaaaaaaaaggcagCAGCGGCGGTGTGCGGTGGGAGCCATGGCGGCGCCCGAATCCCCTCTCTGTTACGTCGGTGTCGCCAGGCAATCCGCTGCTTTTCGCCTTATGAAGCAAATGGTGGATCCTACTTCTCTCCTTCCACctttttcaattcattgtttACTTTACACATATATATTGAATTCAAGTGTATTATCTATGATGTTAGGGTtgggaagaaggagaaggtctCGGAAAAGAGAAGCAGGGGATCAAAGGACACGTTCGAGTCCAAAACAAACAAGACACTACtggtttcttcttcctcttttttcttcaatcttacttttcctttttatctcTCTTGCAATCGCTATGCTTATTCTCTTCTATATTCAATTACAGGTATTGGCCTTGAGAAGCCAAACCATTGGGCCTTCGACACCACTCAATTTGATAATATACTCAAGAGATTGAAAGTTGTATGTTTCTTCCTCACTTCTTTTTTCGTGTTCGTTCATTTCCTTTTGCTCTTcgttgagatttttttttccctttctgtGTGATTTGTATAGCAAGCGCC from Vigna radiata var. radiata cultivar VC1973A unplaced genomic scaffold, Vradiata_ver6 scaffold_871, whole genome shotgun sequence encodes:
- the LOC106754753 gene encoding PIN2/TERF1-interacting telomerase inhibitor 1; its protein translation is MAAPESPLCYVGVARQSAAFRLMKQMGWEEGEGLGKEKQGIKGHVRVQNKQDTTGIGLEKPNHWAFDTTQFDNILKRLKVQAPQSHDTDTEENAPKVETKANVPVDNNDSVSKTTRPQGRYKRRERGKLVSQYSLKDLEGILVSSNSQCWIHLHLLTFLQPEW